A stretch of Canis lupus baileyi chromosome 7, mCanLup2.hap1, whole genome shotgun sequence DNA encodes these proteins:
- the KLHL31 gene encoding kelch-like protein 31 isoform X2, translated as MAPKKKTVRKNKGDINEMTIIVEDSPLNKLNALNGLLEGGNGLNCISSELTDASYGPNLLEGLSKMRQENFLCDLVIGTKTKSFDVHKSVMASCSEYFYNILKKDPSTQRVDLNDISPPGLATVIAYAYTGKLTLSLYTIGSIISAAVYLQIHTLVKMCSDFLIREMSVENCMYVVNIAETYSLKNAKAAAQKFIRDNFLEFAESDQFLKLTFEQINELLIDDDLQLPSEIVAFQIAMKWLEFDQKRVKHAADLLSNIRFGTISAQDLVNYVQSVPRMMQDADCHKLLVDAMNYHLLPYHQNTLQSRRTRIRGGCRVLVTVGGRPGLTEKSLSRDVLYRDPENGWSKLTEMPAKSFNQCVAVMDGFLYVAGGEDQNDARNQAKHAVSNFCRFDPRFNTWIHLANMNQKRTHFSLSVCDGLLYAAGGRNAEGSLASLECYVPSSNQWRPKAALDAARCCHASAVAGGRLLVTGGYVGSAYSRSVSAYDPAGDAWQELAGLSTPRGWHCAVALGDRVYVMGGSQLGPRGERVDVLAVERYSPATGQWSSAAPLPVGVSTAGAAALHGRAYLLGGWNEGEKKYKKCIQSFSPELNEWTEDDELPEATVGVSCCALCMPSGAPRESRASSVSSVPVSI; from the exons ATGGCCCCCAAAAAGAAGACTGTCagaaagaacaaaggagataTCAATGAGATGACCATAATCGTAGAAGACAGCCCCCTAAACAAACTAAATGCTTTGAATGGGCTCCTAGAAGGAGGCAATGGCCTTAACTGCATTTCTTCAGAATTAACAGATGCTTCTTATGGTCCCAACCTCTTGGAAGGCTTGAGTAAAATGAGGCAGGAGAACTTCCTTTGTGACCTAGTCATTGGCACCAAAACCAAATCCTTTGATGTTCACAAGTCAGTGATGGCTTCGTGCAGTGAATACTTTTACAACATCctaaaaaaagacccatctaccCAAAGGGTGGATCTCAATGATATCTCGCCGCCAGGCCTGGCTACTGTTATCGCCTATGCCTACACTGGAAAGCTGACTCTCTCCTTGTATACAATAGGAAGCATTATTTCAGCTGCTGTTTATCTTCAGATCCATACCCTTGTAAAGATGTGCAGTGATTTTCTGATACGAGAGATGAGTGTTGAGAATTGCATGTACGTTGTTAACATTGCTGAAACATATTCCCTGAAAAATGCAAAAGCAGCAGCCCAAAAGTTTATCCGGGATAACTTCCTGGAATTTGCAGAATCAGATCAGTTTTTGAAACTTACCTTTGAGCAAATTAATGAACTTCTTATAGATGATGACTTACAGTTGCCTTCTGAAATAGTAGCATTCCAGATTGCAATGAAATGGTTAGAATTTGACCAAAAGAGAGTGAAACACGCTGCAGATCTTCTGAGCAATATCCGCTTTGGTACCATCTCTGCACAGGACCTGGTCAATTACGTTCAGTCTGTACCCAGAATGATGCAAGATGCTGATTGTCACAAACTTCTTGTAGATGCAATGAACTACCACTTACTTCCGTATCATCAAAACACATTGCAGTCTCGGCGCACGAGAATCCGCGGGGGCTGTCGAGTCCTTGTCACTGTTGGGGGACGTCCAGGCCTTACTGAGAAGTCCCTTAGTAGAGACGTCCTGTACAGAGACCCTGAAAATGGATGGAGCAAGCTTACAGAAATGCCAGCCAAGAGTTTTAATCAGTGTGTGGCAGTGATGGACGGATTTCTTTATGTGGCTGGTGGCGAAGACCAGAATGATGCAAGAAATCAAGCCAAGCATGCAGTCAGCAATTTCTGCAG ATTCGACCCCCGCTTCAACACCTGGATACACCTGGCCAACATGAACCAGAAGCGCACGCACTTCAGCCTGAGCGTGTGCGACGGGCTCCTGTACGCCGCGGGCGGCCGCAACGCCGAAGGCAGCCTGGCCTCGCTCGAGTGCTACGTGCCCTCCAGCAACCAGTGGCGGCCCAAGGCGGCCCTGGACGCGGCGCGCTGCTGCCACGCGAGCGCGGTGGCGGGCGGCCGGCTGCTGGTGACCGGCGGGTACGTGGGCAGCGCGTACTCGCGCTCCGTGAGCGCCTACGACCCGGCCGGCGACGCGTGGCAGGAGCTGGCGGGCCTGAGCACGCCGCGGGGCTGGCACTGCGCCGTGGCGCTGGGCGACCGCGTGTACGTGATGGGCGGCAGCCAGCTGGGGCCGCGCGGGGAGCGCGTGGACGTGCTGGCGGTGGAGCGCTACAGCCCCGCCACGGGCCAGTGGAGCTCGGCCGCGCCGCTGCCCGTGGGCGTGAGCACGGCGGGCGCCGCGGCGCTGCACGGCCGCGCCTACCTGCTGGGAGGCTGGAACGAGGGCGAGAAGAAGTACAAGAAGTGCATCCAGAGCTTCAGCCCCGAGCTCAACGAGTGGACGGAGGACGACGAGCTGCCCGAGGCCACCGTGGGCGTGTCCTGCTGCGCCCTGTGCATGCCCAGCGGCGCCCCCCGCGAGTCCCGGGCCAGCTCGGTGTCCTCGGTGCCCGTCAGCATCTGA
- the KLHL31 gene encoding kelch-like protein 31 isoform X1, producing the protein MQDLACDSVSANMAPKKKTVRKNKGDINEMTIIVEDSPLNKLNALNGLLEGGNGLNCISSELTDASYGPNLLEGLSKMRQENFLCDLVIGTKTKSFDVHKSVMASCSEYFYNILKKDPSTQRVDLNDISPPGLATVIAYAYTGKLTLSLYTIGSIISAAVYLQIHTLVKMCSDFLIREMSVENCMYVVNIAETYSLKNAKAAAQKFIRDNFLEFAESDQFLKLTFEQINELLIDDDLQLPSEIVAFQIAMKWLEFDQKRVKHAADLLSNIRFGTISAQDLVNYVQSVPRMMQDADCHKLLVDAMNYHLLPYHQNTLQSRRTRIRGGCRVLVTVGGRPGLTEKSLSRDVLYRDPENGWSKLTEMPAKSFNQCVAVMDGFLYVAGGEDQNDARNQAKHAVSNFCRFDPRFNTWIHLANMNQKRTHFSLSVCDGLLYAAGGRNAEGSLASLECYVPSSNQWRPKAALDAARCCHASAVAGGRLLVTGGYVGSAYSRSVSAYDPAGDAWQELAGLSTPRGWHCAVALGDRVYVMGGSQLGPRGERVDVLAVERYSPATGQWSSAAPLPVGVSTAGAAALHGRAYLLGGWNEGEKKYKKCIQSFSPELNEWTEDDELPEATVGVSCCALCMPSGAPRESRASSVSSVPVSI; encoded by the exons caagaccTTGCCTGTGACAGTGTGTCTGCCAACATGGCCCCCAAAAAGAAGACTGTCagaaagaacaaaggagataTCAATGAGATGACCATAATCGTAGAAGACAGCCCCCTAAACAAACTAAATGCTTTGAATGGGCTCCTAGAAGGAGGCAATGGCCTTAACTGCATTTCTTCAGAATTAACAGATGCTTCTTATGGTCCCAACCTCTTGGAAGGCTTGAGTAAAATGAGGCAGGAGAACTTCCTTTGTGACCTAGTCATTGGCACCAAAACCAAATCCTTTGATGTTCACAAGTCAGTGATGGCTTCGTGCAGTGAATACTTTTACAACATCctaaaaaaagacccatctaccCAAAGGGTGGATCTCAATGATATCTCGCCGCCAGGCCTGGCTACTGTTATCGCCTATGCCTACACTGGAAAGCTGACTCTCTCCTTGTATACAATAGGAAGCATTATTTCAGCTGCTGTTTATCTTCAGATCCATACCCTTGTAAAGATGTGCAGTGATTTTCTGATACGAGAGATGAGTGTTGAGAATTGCATGTACGTTGTTAACATTGCTGAAACATATTCCCTGAAAAATGCAAAAGCAGCAGCCCAAAAGTTTATCCGGGATAACTTCCTGGAATTTGCAGAATCAGATCAGTTTTTGAAACTTACCTTTGAGCAAATTAATGAACTTCTTATAGATGATGACTTACAGTTGCCTTCTGAAATAGTAGCATTCCAGATTGCAATGAAATGGTTAGAATTTGACCAAAAGAGAGTGAAACACGCTGCAGATCTTCTGAGCAATATCCGCTTTGGTACCATCTCTGCACAGGACCTGGTCAATTACGTTCAGTCTGTACCCAGAATGATGCAAGATGCTGATTGTCACAAACTTCTTGTAGATGCAATGAACTACCACTTACTTCCGTATCATCAAAACACATTGCAGTCTCGGCGCACGAGAATCCGCGGGGGCTGTCGAGTCCTTGTCACTGTTGGGGGACGTCCAGGCCTTACTGAGAAGTCCCTTAGTAGAGACGTCCTGTACAGAGACCCTGAAAATGGATGGAGCAAGCTTACAGAAATGCCAGCCAAGAGTTTTAATCAGTGTGTGGCAGTGATGGACGGATTTCTTTATGTGGCTGGTGGCGAAGACCAGAATGATGCAAGAAATCAAGCCAAGCATGCAGTCAGCAATTTCTGCAG ATTCGACCCCCGCTTCAACACCTGGATACACCTGGCCAACATGAACCAGAAGCGCACGCACTTCAGCCTGAGCGTGTGCGACGGGCTCCTGTACGCCGCGGGCGGCCGCAACGCCGAAGGCAGCCTGGCCTCGCTCGAGTGCTACGTGCCCTCCAGCAACCAGTGGCGGCCCAAGGCGGCCCTGGACGCGGCGCGCTGCTGCCACGCGAGCGCGGTGGCGGGCGGCCGGCTGCTGGTGACCGGCGGGTACGTGGGCAGCGCGTACTCGCGCTCCGTGAGCGCCTACGACCCGGCCGGCGACGCGTGGCAGGAGCTGGCGGGCCTGAGCACGCCGCGGGGCTGGCACTGCGCCGTGGCGCTGGGCGACCGCGTGTACGTGATGGGCGGCAGCCAGCTGGGGCCGCGCGGGGAGCGCGTGGACGTGCTGGCGGTGGAGCGCTACAGCCCCGCCACGGGCCAGTGGAGCTCGGCCGCGCCGCTGCCCGTGGGCGTGAGCACGGCGGGCGCCGCGGCGCTGCACGGCCGCGCCTACCTGCTGGGAGGCTGGAACGAGGGCGAGAAGAAGTACAAGAAGTGCATCCAGAGCTTCAGCCCCGAGCTCAACGAGTGGACGGAGGACGACGAGCTGCCCGAGGCCACCGTGGGCGTGTCCTGCTGCGCCCTGTGCATGCCCAGCGGCGCCCCCCGCGAGTCCCGGGCCAGCTCGGTGTCCTCGGTGCCCGTCAGCATCTGA